Proteins encoded within one genomic window of Anastrepha ludens isolate Willacy chromosome 4, idAnaLude1.1, whole genome shotgun sequence:
- the LOC128860628 gene encoding P protein, translating to MFEPTKSNPVVTFQANMATKEANNSNRRRRFRKNQRLRGGMEKNDKYEDIDEFNLDDADEEFTSEPQKQKKTLRLNLPKPVEEPTPPEPETRLQKAFHYIKVGFFCAVWLIIALLLPMMPIEKLEGFLTIIFPNQTTSIIVKTQLISREALGLRAYGPFLIGGDASNIDPGENKHLSAYLELVHVDTNQNRNSTKIVSNMQYFLLSNTKGLDYVKPVKMYGHFGLRNFSKKDIAANEKLRLLMHTNINEELTIKYYFERSLDASIGIILGALVLVFLYISIIWELMNRTFVALIAATLAIGVLGFMRSWPKLSKIMKWMDTETLLLLFGMMVLVGILAESGIFDFFAVYAYKLSRGHIWPMVNTLCFFTATISAFLDSVTMMLLITPIVVKLCEVMQSDPVLVLMFLVIYANVGAASTPVGDPPNIIITTNSFIASHNINFGNFMLHTLPCVVLALLQTYIQIRLTFRKLGRVPYHADVRSELRQSAHAWERAAAAIQPYSKDTTQLRKVLMKKAERVKNHIIKIGKRVQPTANYEETLAELRSSYGIRNKTLLIKSSIAFVFVIVLFFMHSVHLHQLSLGEAALIGAICLLILADIRDMEAILGRIEWSTLIFFGSLFVLMEALTEIGVISVLGNMVQDIIFAVSEKHRLLVTLELVLWVSAISSAFLNNIPVTTMMIRIVISLSENKELGLPLHPMVWALALGTCFGGNGTLIGGSANVATAGVAEQHGYNFTFKRFFFVGFPLMIGNVIITSVYLYVCHVVFQWHEPPTNSSHH from the coding sequence ATGTTTGAACCAACAAAATCCAATCCAGTTGTAACTTTTCAAGCGAATATGGCGACTAAAGAGGCGAATAACAGTAACAGACGTCGGCGCTTTCGGAAAAACCAACGTCTTCGTGGTGGAATGGAGAAAAATGACAAGTATGAGGATATTGATGAGTTTAATCTTGATGATGCTGACGAGGAGTTCACGTCAGAGCcgcaaaagcaaaagaaaacacTACGTCTCAATTTGCCAAAACCAGTTGAAGAGCCAACGCCGCCAGAGCCAGAAACTAGGCTGCAGAAAGCTTTCCATTACATAAAAGTTGGATTTTTTTGCGCCGTTTGGCTAATAATAGCTTTATTATTGCCAATGATGCCCATTGAGAAACTAGAGGGTTTTCTAACCATAATTTTTCCTAATCAGACGACATCCATCATTGTCAAAACACAATTGATCTCACGAGAAGCGCTAGGCTTGCGAGCATATGGACCATTTCTTATTGGAGGAGATGCATCGAATATCGATCCCGGAGAAAATAAACATTTGTCAGCATATTTGGAGCTAGTGCATGTGGATACGAATCAAAATAGGAACAGCACTAAAATCGTATCGAATATGCAATACTTTTTGCTGAGCAACACGAAGGGATTGGATTATGTGAAACCTGTGAAGATGTACGGTCATTTTGGTTTGAGGAATTTTTCTAAGAAAGACATAGCGGCAAATGAGAAGCTACGTTTGCTAATGCACACGAACATAAACGAAGAATTGactataaaatactattttgaaCGTTCTTTGGATGCGTCCATTGGCATCATACTCGGTGCTTTAGTGTTGGTCTTCCTGTACATATCGATCATTTGGGAGCTTATGAATCGCACCTTTGTTGCCCTAATTGCGGCCACACTAGCCATTGGGGTGCTTGGTTTTATGCGTTCTTGGCCCAAGTTGAGCAAGATCATGAAATGGATGGATACCGAAACTTTATTGCTACTTTTCGGTATGATGGTGCTTGTGGGCATTCTCGCCGAATCgggaattttcgatttttttgcagTATACGCTTATAAATTGTCCCGCGGTCATATTTGGCCAATGGTAAACACCCTGTGTTTTTTTACTGCCACTATATCGGCTTTTTTGGATAGTGTCACCATGATGCTGCTCATTACACCAATCGTCGTTAAGCTGTGCGAGGTGATGCAATCCGATCCTGTTTTGGTGTTAATGTTTCTAGTCATCTATGCAAATGTTGGCGCCGCCTCAACACCTGTTGGTGATCCACCGAACATCATCATCACGACAAATTCCTTCATTGCTTCGCACAACATCAATTTCGGCAATTTTATGCTTCACACCTTGCCTTGTGTTGTATTGGCTTTGCTGCAGACCTACATACAAATACGTTTGACATTTCGCAAATTGGGGCGCGTGCCCTATCACGCGGATGTGCGGAGCGAATTGCGACAGAGTGCGCACGCATGGGAGCGCGCCGCAGCTGCCATTCAGCCCTACTCCAAGGACACCACTCAACTAAGAAAAGTGCTAATGAAAAAGGCTGAACGCGtcaaaaatcatataattaAAATCGGTAAACGCGTGCAACCAACGGCCAACTACGAAGAAACACTTGCCGAACTGCGCTCCTCCTATGGCATACGCAACAAAACGCTGCTCATTAAGTCATCCATTGCATTTGTATtcgttattgttttatttttcatgcacTCAGTGCATCTGCATCAGCTGTCGCTCGGTGAAGCGGCACTTATTGGCGCCATATGTCTGCTAATTCTTGCCGACATACGTGATATGGAAGCGATATTGGGCCGCATCGAGTGGTCGACCTTGATATTCTTTGGCTCTTTATTTGTGCTCATGGAAGCGCTCACCGAGATCGGTGTCATCTCGGTTTTGGGTAATATGGTGCAGGATATAATATTCGCCGTTAGTGAAAAGCATCGCTTGTTGGTCACACTGGAGCTGGTGCTTTGGGTGTCGGCAATTTCCTCAGCCTTCCTGAACAACATACCAGTGACCACAATGATGATACGCATTGTCATCTCACTATCAGAGAATAAGGAGTTGGGCCTGCCCTTGCATCCGATGGTCTGGGCGCTTGCACTGGGTACATGCTTCGGTGGCAATGGAACACTAATAGGCGGCTCTGCCAATGTAGCGACAGCGGGCGTGGCCGAGCAACATGGATATAATTTCACGTTCAAGCGGTTCTTCTTTGTTGGTTTTCCGCTAATGATTGGCAATGTAATCATTACGTCGGTATATCTGTATGTGTGCCACGTAGTGTTTCAGTGGCATGAGCCGCCGACAAATTCCAGTCATCACtaa